The following are encoded together in the Proteiniphilum saccharofermentans genome:
- a CDS encoding DUF5723 family protein, with protein sequence MKRFPIPILIIFIAFYFVSGTAKGQSKTEYFMQSSFERGSLNPALRPNQGYMVLPVLPSFYGEVKTNTLNLDHLTRKAGEERVTFLHQSVDADDFLNRMKNNNYVIGAFSYKLFGLGFYRNDDFWSIDLDIKTHVDATIPKSVFELVKKGFGRQEQTKYEIENIRATGNGKLELGVGYSRPLTNDNLIVGGRIKGLIGIADFDLNASRLTVDAGTEYWEAQSSVLLKASMPGIKVKHDEEGKFDGFELSEGKRTSATGWGAGFDIGAQYDLSETFPGLNGLTISAALTDIGFIRFGRKNAVLLESPETTVRINPSDYTLHTDGSSSLNDVFEDVVEDLQSAVDLQETEPVKRTVPLRSSLNIGTEYRLNERLSFGVLFSNYFGTYFNSPELTVSANFVHAGWLGLTGSYSVMHGAFNTLGFAAHLAPPKGIRFFLASDYIFPHVNSHFFPTKSKALNVQVGFSIPMGEKLHR encoded by the coding sequence ATGAAACGTTTCCCGATCCCTATTCTTATTATTTTTATCGCATTTTATTTTGTTTCCGGCACGGCAAAGGGCCAGAGTAAAACTGAATATTTTATGCAATCGTCATTCGAACGAGGTTCCTTGAACCCGGCATTACGACCCAATCAGGGATATATGGTTTTACCGGTATTGCCGAGCTTTTACGGCGAGGTGAAAACAAATACACTCAACCTCGACCATCTTACAAGGAAAGCCGGAGAAGAACGGGTAACTTTTCTCCACCAATCAGTAGATGCCGATGATTTTTTAAACAGGATGAAAAATAACAATTATGTCATCGGCGCGTTTTCTTACAAGCTGTTCGGGCTGGGCTTTTACAGGAACGACGATTTCTGGAGCATCGATCTGGATATCAAGACACACGTGGATGCCACTATTCCAAAATCGGTTTTCGAACTCGTAAAAAAAGGATTTGGCCGTCAGGAACAGACAAAATATGAAATAGAAAATATCCGTGCCACGGGTAACGGCAAGCTGGAGTTGGGAGTGGGCTATTCACGCCCGTTGACAAACGATAACCTGATAGTCGGCGGACGTATCAAAGGATTAATAGGGATAGCCGATTTTGATTTAAATGCTTCCCGGTTAACCGTCGATGCAGGAACAGAATACTGGGAAGCCCAGTCGTCCGTGCTGCTGAAAGCATCCATGCCGGGAATAAAGGTGAAGCACGACGAAGAGGGTAAATTCGACGGATTCGAGCTGTCGGAAGGGAAAAGAACAAGTGCGACCGGATGGGGCGCCGGATTCGATATCGGGGCGCAGTACGACCTGTCGGAAACATTTCCCGGATTGAACGGGTTAACAATTTCCGCAGCCCTGACGGATATCGGTTTTATAAGATTTGGAAGGAAAAACGCCGTATTGCTGGAGTCTCCCGAAACAACGGTGCGTATCAATCCCAGCGATTATACACTGCATACCGATGGGTCGTCGTCGTTAAACGACGTTTTTGAAGATGTCGTGGAAGATCTTCAATCCGCGGTGGACCTGCAGGAAACAGAGCCGGTTAAACGAACCGTCCCGTTGCGATCTTCCCTGAATATCGGGACGGAATACAGGTTGAATGAAAGACTGTCATTCGGAGTCCTGTTCTCGAACTATTTCGGAACATATTTCAATTCTCCGGAACTTACGGTTTCAGCAAATTTCGTCCATGCCGGTTGGCTGGGACTGACCGGAAGCTATTCCGTGATGCATGGCGCTTTCAACACCCTGGGATTTGCCGCCCACCTTGCTCCCCCAAAGGGAATACGTTTTTTCCTTGCAAGCGATTATATATTCCCACACGTGAATTCCCATTTTTTCCCGACCAAAAGCAAGGCCCTTAACGTACAAGTGGGATTTAGCATACCCATGGGGGAAAAGTTACACCGTTAA
- a CDS encoding endonuclease MutS2: MIYPDNFEQKIEFQKVRQLLLERCLSPLGKEKVEEMHFSASYDEIEPLLFQTEEFVRIREEEDSFPADHFYDMRPVLRRIRVEGAWIDQNALFELRRSLQTINGIVAFLRCDEEKTPKYPYLLALAGEVLTFPEITRRIDSILDGFGQVKDHASPRLSEIRRELTSTMNGISKSLNAILRRAQAEGYVDKDVSPSMRDGRLVIPVNPSHKRKIKGIVHDESASGKTVFIEPSEVVEANNRIRELEADERREIIKILTDFTNYLRPFLPDLLESYEFLAKIDFIQAKAAFATLIGGIKPSIDNTPQIDWVEAVHPLLYLSLKKQNRKIVPLDIILEGDNRLLVISGPNAGGKSVCLKTVGLLQYMVQCGLLIPLKENSRVGVFNDIFIDIGDEQSIENDLSTYSSHLLNMKFFEKHCNGKSLLLIDEFGSGTEPRIGAAIAEALLDRFNRRQSFGVITTHYQNLKHFANENKGVVNGAMLYDRHEMQPLFRLAIGNPGSSFAVEIARKTGIPEDVIAHASEIVGKDYIDMDKYLQDISRDKRYWERKRDEIRRERKRLEEITSKYEADLETINKQKKEILAQAREQAERLLAESNARIENTIREIREAGADKEKTKQIRQSLREFKEKIEPVDMPEIKKRKKQKQKQTAGNDNGLKAAQPLAAGDTVRLIGQSSPGEIMEISGKKAVVAFGMIKSTVDLSKLERVSANQIKKEKKASNTRDLLHERKLNFKQDIDVRGMRGDEALQAVMYFVDDAIQLGVSRVRILHGTGTGALRQVIREYLGSVHGVARFQDEHVQFGGTGITVVDLE; this comes from the coding sequence ATGATCTATCCCGATAATTTCGAACAGAAAATAGAATTTCAGAAAGTACGCCAACTCCTTTTGGAACGGTGCCTGAGTCCTCTTGGAAAAGAAAAGGTGGAAGAGATGCATTTCTCTGCTTCTTACGATGAAATAGAGCCTCTTCTTTTCCAGACTGAAGAGTTTGTCCGTATCAGGGAGGAGGAGGATTCATTTCCTGCCGACCATTTTTATGATATGCGTCCTGTGCTGAGGCGCATCCGGGTGGAAGGGGCATGGATCGACCAGAATGCCTTGTTTGAATTGCGGCGCTCATTACAGACCATCAACGGGATTGTGGCATTTCTGCGGTGTGATGAAGAGAAAACACCCAAATATCCATATTTGCTTGCATTGGCAGGTGAGGTCCTGACCTTTCCGGAAATTACCAGGAGGATAGATTCTATATTGGATGGTTTCGGGCAGGTAAAAGACCATGCGTCGCCCCGCCTGTCGGAAATCCGGCGCGAATTAACCTCTACCATGAACGGTATCTCTAAAAGCCTGAATGCCATCCTGCGAAGAGCTCAGGCCGAAGGGTATGTGGATAAGGATGTGTCGCCGAGTATGCGCGACGGACGGTTGGTGATTCCGGTGAACCCTTCCCACAAGCGAAAGATCAAAGGTATAGTGCACGATGAGTCGGCTTCGGGTAAAACGGTCTTTATCGAACCGTCGGAAGTAGTGGAAGCCAACAACCGGATCCGTGAGTTGGAGGCCGATGAACGGCGGGAGATCATCAAAATACTGACAGACTTCACTAATTACCTGCGGCCTTTTCTGCCCGATCTGCTGGAATCATACGAATTTCTGGCAAAAATCGATTTTATCCAGGCAAAAGCAGCTTTCGCAACGCTGATAGGAGGTATCAAGCCTTCTATCGACAACACTCCGCAAATCGATTGGGTGGAAGCAGTGCATCCATTGCTTTACCTGTCTCTAAAGAAGCAGAACCGGAAGATCGTCCCGCTCGATATTATCCTGGAAGGTGATAACAGGCTCCTGGTGATCTCCGGTCCCAATGCCGGTGGTAAATCTGTTTGCCTGAAAACGGTGGGGCTGTTACAATATATGGTGCAATGCGGATTATTGATCCCGTTGAAAGAGAATTCCAGGGTAGGGGTGTTCAATGATATCTTTATTGATATCGGTGACGAACAATCCATTGAGAACGATCTGTCGACCTACAGCTCTCACCTGCTGAATATGAAATTCTTTGAGAAGCATTGTAATGGTAAATCGCTGTTATTGATCGATGAGTTCGGGAGCGGTACCGAACCCCGGATAGGGGCAGCCATTGCCGAAGCGCTATTGGACAGGTTCAACCGTCGGCAGTCGTTCGGCGTGATCACCACCCATTATCAGAACCTGAAACATTTCGCCAACGAGAATAAAGGGGTAGTGAACGGTGCCATGCTTTATGACCGACATGAGATGCAGCCGCTCTTTCGTCTCGCTATTGGTAATCCGGGAAGTTCATTTGCCGTGGAGATCGCCCGCAAGACAGGTATTCCGGAAGATGTAATAGCCCATGCATCGGAGATCGTGGGGAAAGATTATATCGATATGGATAAATACCTGCAGGATATATCACGCGACAAGCGATACTGGGAACGGAAACGGGACGAGATACGCCGCGAACGGAAACGGTTGGAGGAGATCACTTCTAAATATGAGGCTGATCTGGAAACGATCAACAAGCAGAAAAAGGAAATACTGGCGCAGGCTCGTGAGCAGGCGGAACGGTTGTTGGCCGAAAGCAACGCCCGTATTGAAAATACAATCCGTGAGATCCGGGAGGCAGGAGCTGATAAGGAAAAAACCAAACAGATACGGCAATCGCTCCGGGAATTCAAAGAGAAAATAGAACCGGTCGACATGCCGGAAATAAAAAAGCGAAAAAAGCAGAAACAGAAGCAGACGGCAGGTAATGATAACGGTTTGAAAGCAGCCCAACCTCTTGCGGCCGGTGACACGGTACGGTTGATAGGCCAAAGCTCACCGGGTGAGATTATGGAGATCTCCGGAAAGAAAGCGGTCGTGGCTTTCGGGATGATCAAATCCACAGTCGATCTCAGTAAATTAGAGAGGGTAAGTGCCAATCAGATAAAAAAAGAGAAGAAAGCCTCCAATACACGCGACTTGTTGCATGAACGAAAACTCAATTTCAAGCAGGATATCGATGTGCGGGGTATGCGTGGCGACGAAGCGCTGCAGGCAGTGATGTACTTCGTGGATGATGCCATTCAGTTGGGAGTGTCCCGGGTACGAATTCTTCACGGCACAGGTACAGGAGCGCTGAGGCAGGTTATCAGGGAATATCTGGGCAGTGTACATGGGGTAGCACGTTTTCAGGATGAACACGTGCAGTTCGGAGGTACCGGTATTACGGTAGTCGATCTTGAGTAA
- a CDS encoding MFS transporter: MVKFSKPFWVANFVELLERLAYYAVFIVITLYLSNVWGFSDIEAGVIAGLFSAMLYLLPVFAGAISDKIGFRSAIILAFALLTVGYAGLGILPTMLESAGLVSYEMTTTYTGLNESYLRWSIIAPLILVVIGGSFIKSVISGTVARETTPENRARGYSIFYMMVNIGAFTGKTVVDPLRRSMGDQGLVYLNYFSAAMTLLALIAVYFFYKSAKTEGKGKSFAELGRSLGKVMLNGRLMLLILIVSGFWVIQSQMYATMPKYVIRLIGEGASPGWYANVNPLIVFVCVNFVTSIMKKRSAITSMMIGMFIIPLSALVMSFGTQVGVANILGMHPVAFMMIVGIAMQALAECFISPRYLEYFSLQAPKGEEGLYLGFSHLHSFFSFLLAFGLSGFLLDKYCPDPRLFTNEAGVLDAVAYAAATQNAHYIWYVFVGIGAISAVALILYGQITRKLDMKREQSGTGI; encoded by the coding sequence ATGGTTAAATTCTCCAAGCCCTTCTGGGTTGCCAATTTTGTAGAACTTCTCGAGCGTCTGGCATATTATGCCGTTTTTATTGTCATTACACTTTATTTGTCTAATGTATGGGGCTTTTCCGATATTGAAGCGGGAGTCATCGCCGGTTTGTTTTCGGCCATGCTTTATTTGCTGCCAGTGTTTGCCGGTGCCATTTCTGATAAGATCGGGTTCCGTTCGGCCATCATTCTGGCTTTTGCACTGCTGACAGTAGGGTATGCCGGGCTGGGAATCCTGCCTACGATGCTTGAAAGTGCAGGCTTGGTGAGCTATGAGATGACTACCACTTACACAGGGTTGAATGAGAGTTATCTGAGATGGTCTATCATTGCTCCGCTGATACTGGTCGTTATTGGAGGGTCATTCATCAAATCGGTGATATCCGGTACGGTAGCGCGCGAAACCACACCGGAAAACCGGGCTCGTGGTTATTCCATATTTTATATGATGGTGAACATCGGAGCCTTCACCGGAAAGACGGTAGTCGATCCGCTGAGAAGGAGCATGGGCGACCAGGGATTGGTTTACCTGAATTACTTTTCGGCAGCCATGACACTCCTTGCCCTGATTGCCGTTTATTTCTTCTATAAATCGGCAAAGACCGAAGGAAAAGGGAAAAGTTTTGCAGAGCTGGGCCGGTCGTTGGGAAAAGTGATGCTGAACGGCCGTTTGATGTTACTGATATTGATTGTGAGTGGTTTCTGGGTTATACAGAGCCAGATGTATGCCACCATGCCTAAATATGTGATCCGGTTGATCGGAGAGGGAGCATCCCCCGGATGGTATGCCAACGTGAATCCACTGATAGTATTTGTCTGTGTGAATTTCGTCACCTCAATTATGAAAAAACGGAGCGCCATCACCTCTATGATGATAGGAATGTTTATTATTCCGCTATCCGCATTGGTGATGTCCTTTGGTACGCAAGTGGGAGTAGCCAATATTCTGGGCATGCATCCCGTAGCATTCATGATGATTGTGGGGATCGCCATGCAGGCGTTGGCAGAATGTTTTATTTCACCCCGTTACCTGGAGTATTTTTCCCTTCAGGCACCGAAAGGAGAGGAGGGACTTTATCTGGGATTCAGCCACCTGCATTCATTCTTCTCCTTCTTGCTGGCTTTCGGGTTGTCGGGATTCCTGCTGGACAAATACTGTCCCGATCCACGGCTGTTCACCAATGAAGCCGGCGTCCTCGATGCAGTGGCTTACGCTGCAGCTACGCAAAACGCCCACTATATCTGGTATGTTTTTGTGGGGATCGGTGCCATCTCAGCCGTCGCGCTTATCCTTTACGGGCAAATTACGCGTAAGTTGGATATGAAAAGAGAGCAGTCGGGTACCGGAATTTGA
- a CDS encoding glucosamine-6-phosphate deaminase, with protein MRLDLSSHITFERVPKKYYRPENDFEEYNLSRFEKLPVAIFEESGRAAKKIAKDIVTEMKAKQQEGKPFVLGISGGNSPLPVYEELVRYHKEEGVSFSNVIAFNTYEFYPVLDFTYSNLQMLKEIFLDQVDIAPENIFSPNATVEKDLIAENCEAFEQSLKKMGGLDYLLLGLGSKGNVGFNMPGSSLHSETRLVMLDGDSRKDIARNFGSLDKVPVSAITMGMSDMMDAKKISLVAWSEQKAQSIKDIVEGAVTDLVPGSLLQTHPESKVFVDLAAASELTRISRPWLVTNCEWTSKLIRRAIVWLCGVVNKPILKLTNKDYSDNGLSELITLYGSAYNVNIKIFNDLQHTITGWPGGKPDADDTYRPERAKPYPKRVIIFSPHPDDDVISMGGTFQRLVNQGHEVHVAYQTSGNIAVGDEEVIRYISVLNSMRKKFNPENTGLLEKYESIRHYLLHEKSKDDIDTPDILFIKGRIRREEARSADRYVGLPEENVHFLDLPFYETGKIKKNPISERDVNIVKDFIETIKPHQIYVAGDLADPHGTHKVCLDAILAAVDLMKDDDWYKDCRVWMYRGAWMEWEIDHIEMAVPLSPEELRQKRNAILRHQSQMESAPFLGDDERLFWQRSEERNRATADMYWKLGLASYEAIEAFVEYIPVQ; from the coding sequence ATGAGATTAGATCTGAGTTCACACATTACTTTTGAAAGGGTTCCCAAAAAGTATTACAGGCCGGAAAACGATTTCGAGGAATATAATCTGTCGCGTTTCGAGAAACTGCCGGTAGCCATCTTTGAAGAATCGGGAAGAGCGGCAAAAAAAATAGCGAAGGATATCGTCACCGAGATGAAAGCAAAACAGCAAGAGGGTAAACCTTTTGTGTTAGGGATCAGCGGAGGAAATTCCCCTCTGCCGGTTTATGAGGAGTTGGTAAGATACCATAAGGAGGAAGGTGTCAGTTTCAGTAATGTGATCGCTTTTAACACGTATGAATTTTATCCGGTGCTCGATTTTACCTATAGCAACCTGCAGATGCTGAAGGAGATCTTCCTCGACCAGGTAGATATTGCACCAGAGAATATTTTTTCTCCGAATGCCACCGTTGAGAAAGATCTGATCGCCGAAAATTGCGAGGCGTTTGAGCAAAGCCTGAAGAAAATGGGTGGACTCGATTATTTGCTGTTGGGATTAGGCAGTAAAGGGAATGTAGGATTCAACATGCCTGGTAGCAGCCTTCATTCGGAAACCCGCCTGGTGATGCTCGACGGTGACTCCAGAAAAGACATTGCCCGCAACTTCGGGTCGCTCGACAAAGTACCGGTAAGCGCTATCACTATGGGAATGTCCGATATGATGGATGCAAAAAAGATTTCGCTGGTAGCCTGGAGTGAGCAAAAGGCACAGAGTATCAAGGATATCGTAGAAGGAGCGGTAACCGACCTGGTACCCGGGTCTCTGTTGCAGACACACCCTGAATCCAAAGTCTTTGTAGACCTGGCAGCCGCTTCCGAATTGACACGTATCAGCCGCCCCTGGTTAGTGACCAATTGCGAATGGACCAGCAAATTGATCCGCCGGGCTATTGTCTGGCTTTGCGGGGTGGTAAACAAACCTATCCTTAAACTGACAAATAAAGATTACAGCGATAACGGATTGAGTGAACTGATTACACTCTACGGATCGGCATACAACGTGAATATCAAAATATTCAATGACCTGCAGCATACTATTACCGGCTGGCCGGGAGGAAAACCCGACGCCGATGATACTTATCGTCCCGAAAGGGCAAAGCCCTATCCCAAAAGGGTGATTATCTTCAGTCCGCATCCCGACGACGATGTGATCTCTATGGGAGGTACATTCCAGAGGCTTGTCAATCAGGGACATGAGGTGCATGTGGCTTACCAGACCTCCGGAAATATTGCCGTGGGCGACGAAGAGGTGATCCGCTATATCTCCGTGCTGAACAGCATGCGCAAGAAATTCAATCCCGAAAACACGGGATTGCTGGAAAAATATGAAAGTATTCGTCATTACCTTTTACATGAAAAATCGAAAGATGACATCGATACCCCTGATATCCTTTTCATTAAAGGCAGAATCCGCCGTGAAGAGGCCCGTTCGGCCGACAGATATGTAGGCCTTCCGGAAGAGAATGTGCATTTCCTCGATCTGCCCTTCTACGAAACCGGTAAAATAAAGAAAAATCCCATATCGGAAAGAGATGTCAATATCGTAAAAGATTTTATTGAGACCATCAAACCGCACCAGATCTATGTGGCGGGCGACCTGGCCGATCCGCACGGAACGCACAAGGTATGCCTCGATGCAATCCTGGCTGCAGTCGACCTGATGAAAGATGACGACTGGTATAAAGATTGTCGGGTCTGGATGTATCGTGGTGCATGGATGGAGTGGGAGATAGACCATATAGAAATGGCAGTACCACTCTCTCCTGAAGAACTTCGACAGAAGAGAAACGCTATCCTCAGACATCAGTCGCAAATGGAGAGTGCGCCCTTCCTGGGAGATGATGAGAGATTGTTCTGGCAACGTTCGGAAGAGCGGAACAGAGCTACGGCTGAT